A window of Ignicoccus hospitalis KIN4/I contains these coding sequences:
- a CDS encoding daunorubicin resistance protein DrrA family ABC transporter ATP-binding protein: MSYAIEARDLRKRYGEFEAVRGVSFTVRWGEVFGFLGPNGAGKTTTIMMLTTLVEPTSGEAYVAGYHVVKEKNEVRKNIGIVFQDPTLDSYLTVYENMYVHGKLYGIKGNVLKERIKEALTFFDLWEHRNKVARYLSGGMRRRLELARAMLHEPKVLFLDEPTVGLDPQSRNKVWEYIKTLNKKLGVTVFMTTHYMDEADEMCDRIAIIDHGKIIAEGSPEELKSSVGGALVIVKTKKEAPCPQGFECEKKGDKLIISLKNLGKELIDVIDSLRSYEITELDVRKPTLNEVFLKLTGRELRDEDSNDYLKHIITKRMWG; this comes from the coding sequence GTGAGCTACGCTATAGAAGCTAGAGACCTACGGAAGAGGTACGGCGAGTTCGAGGCGGTGAGGGGAGTTTCCTTTACCGTCCGGTGGGGGGAGGTCTTCGGTTTCTTGGGTCCCAACGGCGCTGGGAAGACCACAACCATAATGATGTTAACAACGTTGGTTGAGCCTACGTCCGGCGAGGCCTACGTCGCCGGTTACCACGTTGTAAAGGAGAAGAACGAGGTGAGGAAGAACATCGGAATAGTCTTCCAAGACCCCACCTTAGACTCTTACCTAACCGTGTATGAGAACATGTACGTCCACGGCAAGCTTTACGGGATCAAGGGGAACGTCCTTAAAGAGAGGATAAAGGAAGCCTTGACGTTTTTCGACTTGTGGGAGCACAGGAACAAGGTGGCGAGGTACCTCTCCGGGGGTATGAGGAGGAGGCTTGAACTCGCCCGGGCCATGTTACACGAGCCCAAAGTCTTGTTCTTAGACGAGCCCACGGTTGGCTTGGATCCGCAGTCGCGCAACAAGGTTTGGGAGTACATAAAGACGCTCAATAAAAAGTTGGGCGTCACAGTATTCATGACCACGCACTACATGGACGAGGCCGACGAGATGTGCGACAGGATAGCGATAATAGACCACGGCAAGATAATAGCGGAGGGTAGCCCGGAAGAGCTCAAGAGCTCCGTCGGGGGCGCGCTAGTTATCGTAAAGACCAAGAAGGAGGCCCCTTGTCCGCAAGGCTTCGAGTGCGAGAAGAAGGGAGATAAATTGATCATTTCGCTTAAAAACTTGGGCAAAGAACTAATTGACGTCATAGACTCGTTGAGGTCGTACGAAATAACGGAACTCGACGTGAGGAAACCCACTCTAAACGAAGTGTTCTTGAAGCTCACTGGAAGAGAACTTAGAGATGAGGATTCAAATGATTATTTGAAACACATAATCACTAAGAGGATGTGGGGCTGA
- a CDS encoding DNA-directed RNA polymerase subunit K, whose amino-acid sequence MSEECKIELGPPHLTKFERAVIVGVRALQLSIGAPPLIDISKLPKRDALIIAREELRRGLLPITVKRRTQSGKEVLVPLDCLLKKEKEVFGEVPKLM is encoded by the coding sequence TTGAGCGAGGAGTGTAAAATAGAATTGGGCCCCCCTCACTTGACCAAGTTTGAAAGGGCCGTCATAGTAGGCGTCAGGGCCCTCCAGCTATCGATAGGCGCTCCGCCGTTGATAGACATATCCAAGTTGCCTAAGAGGGATGCCCTTATAATAGCGAGGGAAGAGTTGAGGCGGGGCCTGCTCCCAATAACCGTGAAGAGGAGGACGCAGAGCGGCAAGGAGGTGTTAGTACCTCTTGACTGCTTACTTAAGAAAGAGAAAGAAGTCTTCGGAGAGGTACCGAAGCTCATGTGA
- a CDS encoding U6 snRNA-associated Sm-like protein LSm6 yields the protein MARGQEKGKLNLENPLKYLRAAVDNVVLVRLKDGNEYVGKLVFTDNTMNLILDDCTELSPETGEPVAKYGRIMIRGSYVLFISLDYHKVMK from the coding sequence ATGGCGCGCGGCCAAGAGAAAGGTAAGCTGAACCTCGAGAACCCGTTGAAGTACTTGAGGGCGGCAGTGGACAACGTGGTACTAGTGAGGCTGAAGGACGGCAACGAATACGTGGGCAAGCTCGTCTTCACTGATAACACAATGAACTTGATACTCGACGACTGCACCGAGCTTTCCCCAGAGACCGGAGAGCCCGTAGCCAAGTACGGCCGGATCATGATCAGAGGGAGTTACGTACTCTTCATAAGTCTGGACTATCACAAGGTCATGAAATAG
- a CDS encoding signal peptidase I gives MNKAKKEAIEWIKAIIEAIIILTVLKFLLKTNVPLAAVASGSMLPTLERGDLVIVRGVAPDDVSVGDIIVYKSCQGPLIIHRVIKVVKVGSQYYYVTKGDNNPDSDYFLGQFVDCRTGRPLPGVPYERVEGEVLETFGYTIKVPYLGYVALFAFPFLWWVSR, from the coding sequence TTGAACAAGGCGAAGAAGGAAGCTATTGAATGGATAAAGGCTATAATAGAGGCTATTATAATACTTACAGTGCTTAAGTTCCTCCTCAAGACGAACGTCCCCTTGGCCGCCGTGGCCTCCGGCAGCATGTTGCCTACCTTGGAAAGGGGAGACCTAGTGATAGTTCGGGGGGTAGCTCCGGACGACGTGAGCGTCGGTGACATAATAGTGTACAAGTCTTGCCAAGGTCCGTTAATAATACACCGCGTCATTAAGGTAGTAAAAGTAGGTTCGCAATATTATTACGTTACGAAGGGCGATAACAACCCCGACAGCGACTACTTCTTGGGACAGTTCGTCGACTGTAGGACCGGGCGACCCCTTCCCGGCGTGCCCTACGAGAGGGTGGAGGGCGAGGTCCTCGAAACGTTCGGTTATACAATCAAAGTCCCTTACTTAGGCTACGTCGCGCTGTTCGCGTTCCCGTTCCTCTGGTGGGTGTCGCGCTGA
- the pdxT gene encoding pyridoxal 5'-phosphate synthase glutaminase subunit PdxT, with product MSELKVGVLALQGGVVEHIYMIREAAKRLGKEVEVVEVRKPEHLNSLRAIVLPGGESTAMYKLGKRTGLDKRLKEALLEGLPALGTCAGAALLAREIEDKQSGKRYEPLLGVADFKVVRNFFGRQRESFEANLNIKGIGTFRGVFIRAPVMVPLSPAVEVLGEFKGNAVMVKQGNIIATSFHPELTSDTRIHEMLLSEAS from the coding sequence GTGAGTGAGTTGAAGGTCGGCGTCTTGGCGCTTCAAGGCGGCGTGGTCGAACACATCTACATGATAAGGGAAGCCGCCAAGAGGTTGGGCAAAGAAGTGGAAGTGGTGGAAGTTAGGAAGCCGGAGCACTTGAACTCCTTGAGGGCGATAGTGCTGCCCGGAGGGGAAAGCACCGCCATGTACAAGTTAGGTAAGAGGACTGGCTTGGACAAGCGCCTCAAGGAGGCCCTCCTCGAGGGCTTGCCGGCGCTCGGGACGTGCGCCGGCGCCGCACTGTTGGCGAGGGAGATAGAAGACAAGCAGAGCGGCAAGCGCTACGAGCCCTTGTTGGGGGTCGCGGACTTTAAGGTAGTTAGGAACTTCTTTGGGAGGCAGAGGGAGAGCTTCGAGGCCAACTTGAACATAAAGGGAATAGGGACGTTCAGGGGAGTGTTCATAAGGGCCCCCGTGATGGTCCCCCTAAGCCCCGCCGTGGAGGTGTTGGGCGAGTTCAAGGGGAACGCAGTGATGGTAAAGCAAGGCAACATAATAGCCACGTCCTTCCATCCCGAACTAACGAGCGACACCAGGATTCATGAGATGTTGTTATCTGAGGCCTCGTGA
- the pdxS gene encoding pyridoxal 5'-phosphate synthase lyase subunit PdxS, giving the protein MRHRDGLVEVGFDAIANFFYKLAETADKLKEEGLWTYLPDPREVEREVAKGTVRAKLGFPVYQKGGVIMDVTNIEQAEIAEDAGAVAVMVLDKLPYDIRKSGGVARMADVNVIREVMDSISLPVMAKVRIGHFMEAKVLEALGVDMIDESEVLTPADEKHHINKWLFKVPFVNGARNLGEALRRISEGASMIRTKGEAGTGNVVEAVKHMKTVMGEIREIVSMSEEDRVLKAREMGVSYELVELVARLRRLPVVNFAAGGIATPADAALMMWLGADGVFVGSGIFKSEDPRQRAEAIVLATSLWMDPEAVLEAQSMISERKSMMGIDVKQLKPEELLQVRGE; this is encoded by the coding sequence TTGAGGCACAGGGACGGATTAGTAGAAGTTGGTTTTGACGCTATAGCCAACTTCTTCTACAAGCTCGCGGAGACTGCCGACAAGCTGAAGGAGGAAGGCTTGTGGACTTACTTGCCCGACCCCCGTGAAGTGGAACGAGAGGTAGCCAAAGGGACCGTCCGCGCGAAGCTCGGCTTCCCGGTGTATCAGAAGGGCGGCGTTATCATGGACGTTACCAACATAGAGCAAGCCGAAATAGCGGAGGACGCGGGGGCCGTCGCGGTAATGGTGCTGGACAAGCTTCCCTACGACATAAGGAAGAGCGGCGGCGTCGCCAGGATGGCGGACGTAAACGTAATCAGAGAAGTTATGGATTCTATCTCCCTCCCAGTTATGGCCAAGGTTAGGATAGGGCACTTCATGGAGGCGAAGGTACTGGAAGCGCTGGGCGTAGACATGATAGACGAGAGCGAAGTACTGACGCCGGCGGACGAGAAACACCACATAAATAAGTGGCTGTTTAAAGTACCCTTCGTCAACGGCGCTAGGAACTTGGGAGAGGCGCTCAGGAGGATCAGCGAGGGCGCGTCAATGATAAGGACTAAGGGAGAGGCGGGGACCGGCAACGTGGTGGAGGCAGTAAAGCACATGAAGACTGTTATGGGAGAGATTAGGGAAATAGTCTCCATGAGCGAGGAGGATAGGGTCCTAAAGGCCAGAGAGATGGGCGTGAGTTACGAGCTCGTGGAGCTCGTCGCTAGGCTTAGGAGGCTACCGGTGGTCAACTTCGCCGCCGGGGGCATCGCCACCCCAGCGGACGCCGCACTCATGATGTGGCTGGGCGCCGACGGAGTGTTCGTAGGCTCCGGGATCTTCAAGAGCGAGGACCCCCGCCAGAGGGCTGAAGCGATAGTCCTCGCGACGTCCCTTTGGATGGATCCCGAGGCCGTACTCGAAGCGCAGTCCATGATAAGCGAGAGGAAGAGTATGATGGGCATTGACGTAAAACAGCTCAAGCCCGAAGAGCTGTTGCAGGTTAGGGGTGAGTGA
- the leuS gene encoding leucine--tRNA ligase, producing MGDFVEDFVRYLKEIAAKWREEWERARLHEADVDPNRPKFYVTAAFPYPNSPMHLGHSRTYSVTDAYARFKRMRGFNVLFPMGFHYTGTPIIAMSEKVKQGLQALRSLGEVKTILEEIWKIKVERNLSIGEAIKEYLRGAGREDLMDKTDSIEYLVLFYKVFEIPVEDLEKLTEPLSMANYFASITEEGMKELGYMIDWRRKFTTVDPDFQKFITWQFLKLYDLGYVEKGTHPVAWDPVYDTPVSQHDTKGDVEPEIEEYDVILFKLKDEDLYLPAATLRAETVFGVTNVWLNPEAEYEVVEVDGKRWVLSKKAAYKIKFQKDEVKSLGPIDPKKLLKKMVINPATEEEVPVLPARFVDPNVATGVVMSVPAHAPFDYVALKELEGDPEYSDIVKSIELVQVIRVPEEGLLVPQLVEKLGIRDTSDKKKLEEATREVYSKEYRKGRMLESVLERVKGDERLRAALKAFLGNDPVPDAREKTAKWLKLFGAGDVFYEIKNAPVYSRFGNEVVVKVLKDQWFLNYGDPQWKELARKALARMRIIPENFLKEFEDTIDWLQKRACARTRGLGTPLPWDKRWIIESLSDSTIYMAFYTVVNILRGASVEPEKLQPEVWDYIMLGKGNPKELEEKYGISAAVLEEARRSFDYWYPVDSRHSGKDLIRNHLTFFIFNHAAIFPEDKWPRQIVVNGFVNLEGKKMSKSLGNIIPITVAIRSFAPDIIRLVLLHSAELGSDADFRTEMVSRAISNLREIKSIVEKVKDYNGPRPANLTMLDAWYLSSFVKDVENVTNMMEDLKIREVTNVLYFILLNRTKEYLNALEAMGRGLDEVAKWVLRYTVERWVKMMTPFTPFFAEEMWHELGFNTFVVTEPWPVKDEELVNPLAEAAKEYVEKVIEDIKEIIKVAKIEKPKKVRIEVASPEQVKMLKMAVEFVNSGKSLREFMAEATKVFGKKEAKSLRQAFERATSLSESMRSVIARGEFDEKAVLEEFKRLIEEEVGSEVEIRRYEGGKKRPEPLRPAIYVE from the coding sequence GTGGGGGACTTCGTGGAAGACTTCGTCCGCTACCTCAAAGAGATAGCGGCCAAGTGGAGGGAAGAGTGGGAAAGGGCGAGGCTACACGAAGCGGACGTGGACCCTAACAGGCCCAAGTTTTACGTAACTGCCGCCTTCCCCTACCCGAACAGTCCTATGCACTTAGGCCACTCGAGAACCTACAGCGTCACGGACGCGTACGCGCGTTTCAAGAGGATGAGGGGATTTAACGTACTGTTCCCAATGGGATTCCACTACACCGGTACACCCATAATAGCTATGAGCGAGAAGGTAAAACAAGGGCTCCAAGCTCTTAGGAGCTTAGGGGAAGTCAAGACCATTCTGGAAGAAATTTGGAAGATCAAGGTAGAGAGGAACTTGTCGATAGGAGAGGCAATCAAGGAATACTTGAGGGGGGCGGGCCGCGAGGACTTGATGGACAAAACAGACTCGATAGAATACTTGGTACTCTTCTATAAGGTCTTCGAAATACCGGTGGAGGACTTAGAGAAGCTGACTGAGCCGCTTTCCATGGCAAACTACTTCGCTTCCATTACTGAGGAAGGTATGAAAGAGCTCGGATATATGATAGACTGGAGGCGCAAGTTCACTACGGTCGACCCCGACTTCCAGAAGTTCATTACGTGGCAGTTCTTGAAACTCTACGACTTAGGTTACGTAGAGAAGGGGACGCACCCGGTCGCGTGGGACCCGGTCTACGACACTCCGGTCTCCCAGCACGACACCAAGGGAGACGTGGAGCCGGAAATTGAGGAGTACGACGTGATTCTATTCAAGTTGAAAGACGAGGACTTGTACCTGCCGGCGGCCACTCTGAGGGCTGAGACCGTCTTCGGGGTTACCAACGTTTGGCTGAACCCCGAGGCGGAGTACGAAGTAGTCGAAGTGGACGGCAAGAGGTGGGTGCTGAGCAAGAAGGCAGCTTACAAGATAAAGTTCCAAAAGGACGAGGTCAAGTCCCTCGGCCCCATAGATCCTAAGAAACTGCTCAAGAAAATGGTAATCAACCCGGCGACGGAGGAGGAGGTCCCGGTCCTCCCGGCGAGGTTCGTCGACCCCAACGTGGCCACGGGAGTGGTGATGAGCGTTCCTGCACACGCCCCCTTCGATTACGTAGCGTTGAAGGAGTTAGAAGGGGATCCCGAGTATTCAGACATAGTCAAGTCGATAGAATTAGTTCAAGTGATTAGGGTCCCGGAGGAGGGCTTACTAGTCCCCCAGTTGGTAGAGAAGCTCGGTATTAGGGACACTAGCGACAAGAAGAAGTTAGAGGAGGCGACGAGGGAGGTATACTCGAAGGAGTATAGGAAGGGAAGGATGTTGGAAAGCGTCTTGGAGAGGGTCAAGGGAGACGAGAGGCTTCGGGCGGCCCTAAAGGCCTTCTTGGGCAACGACCCGGTCCCGGACGCCAGGGAGAAGACGGCTAAGTGGCTGAAGCTGTTCGGCGCCGGCGACGTCTTCTACGAGATCAAGAACGCCCCGGTCTACTCTAGGTTCGGCAACGAGGTGGTAGTGAAGGTACTCAAGGACCAGTGGTTCTTGAACTACGGCGACCCCCAGTGGAAGGAGTTGGCTCGGAAGGCCTTGGCTAGGATGAGGATAATTCCGGAGAACTTCTTGAAGGAGTTCGAAGACACCATAGACTGGTTGCAAAAGAGGGCTTGTGCGAGGACTAGGGGCCTGGGAACGCCCCTGCCGTGGGACAAGAGGTGGATCATAGAGAGCTTGAGCGATTCTACGATATACATGGCTTTCTATACTGTCGTCAACATACTTAGGGGCGCGTCGGTGGAGCCGGAGAAGCTCCAACCCGAGGTGTGGGACTACATAATGTTGGGTAAGGGCAATCCTAAGGAACTGGAGGAGAAGTACGGGATAAGTGCGGCCGTTCTGGAGGAGGCTAGGAGAAGCTTCGACTACTGGTACCCGGTGGACTCCCGTCACTCGGGGAAGGACTTGATAAGGAACCACCTCACGTTCTTCATATTCAACCATGCTGCGATATTCCCAGAGGACAAGTGGCCCCGCCAGATAGTGGTCAACGGCTTCGTGAACTTGGAAGGCAAGAAGATGAGCAAGAGCTTGGGGAACATAATACCGATAACGGTAGCCATAAGGAGCTTCGCTCCGGACATAATAAGGTTAGTGTTACTACACTCGGCCGAGTTGGGCAGCGACGCGGACTTCCGCACCGAGATGGTGTCCAGAGCGATTAGTAACCTCAGAGAGATTAAGTCGATAGTGGAAAAGGTTAAGGATTACAACGGCCCTCGCCCCGCCAACTTGACGATGCTGGACGCTTGGTACTTAAGCTCATTCGTCAAGGACGTGGAAAACGTTACGAACATGATGGAAGATCTGAAGATTAGGGAAGTAACGAATGTATTATACTTCATACTGCTGAATAGGACGAAGGAGTACCTCAACGCCCTGGAAGCGATGGGCAGGGGGCTGGACGAGGTCGCCAAGTGGGTCTTGAGGTATACGGTGGAGAGGTGGGTGAAGATGATGACGCCCTTCACGCCGTTCTTCGCGGAGGAAATGTGGCACGAGTTGGGCTTTAACACCTTCGTGGTGACGGAGCCTTGGCCGGTAAAGGACGAAGAGCTGGTGAACCCGTTGGCAGAGGCCGCCAAGGAGTACGTAGAGAAGGTGATTGAGGACATCAAAGAAATAATTAAGGTTGCTAAAATTGAGAAACCCAAGAAGGTGAGGATAGAGGTAGCGTCGCCGGAGCAAGTGAAGATGTTGAAAATGGCAGTGGAGTTCGTAAATAGCGGAAAGAGCTTAAGGGAGTTTATGGCAGAGGCGACGAAGGTGTTCGGCAAGAAAGAGGCTAAGAGCTTGAGACAAGCGTTCGAGAGGGCAACTTCACTGAGCGAGAGCATGAGAAGCGTCATAGCCAGAGGCGAGTTCGACGAGAAGGCTGTCTTGGAGGAGTTCAAGAGGTTGATAGAAGAGGAAGTGGGGAGTGAGGTAGAGATAAGGCGCTACGAGGGCGGGAAGAAGCGCCCCGAGCCCCTGAGGCCAGCCATTTACGTGGAATAA
- a CDS encoding DEAD/DEAH box helicase, whose protein sequence is MKLRSYQLRALDIALRMKRCVIVMPTGSGKTVVAGAWLKELFERGEIRKALVLEPTRILVEQNSLLLRNAFSLNAMPLHGKKTKAQKLEAVKAEVVVATPEEAELWLAELSNSDALVVDECHHTSGKDPYVKVVKSVKAEWRLGLSAFIPPKRRSIIEKYIGPIIEIPWSDEEVRKYVPPYIGEVYEAPLPESCMKLYEALKSRWPSSDKKTRLLISLALRFLARDGPMALRESSKGEGALARLLKEYSQQIEKCYEEAPLHKLPALTRVLDDHVYEKALVFVDRVSIALAVAKELGALPLTSKSKGRLEDLKSAKVIVATSAGEEGLDLPEIDLLVIWSNTSSALRLIQRIGRLLRPKGDKKVKFLTFIVTPDTIDVDLLIEGLEVAKKVGVDPNVDPEVLRKLLKVSSVGGVLEVLRGRALPEDLIAELSSLPLSRVKRLLRKMGEEGIAAYVYSPYGKLWFLQEEAEAVGEELKELLEPLEGATLAIEELGLRGKLEQVIERLKGLLPAGPLTVKVRARTGSMEIFDVRKYNFVVSNEKVAEIVLRNATSKRLLLG, encoded by the coding sequence ATGAAGCTGAGGAGCTACCAGTTGAGGGCTTTGGACATAGCACTGAGAATGAAAAGATGTGTAATCGTTATGCCGACCGGTTCCGGGAAGACCGTTGTGGCCGGAGCTTGGCTTAAGGAACTCTTCGAGAGGGGCGAAATACGCAAGGCCTTGGTCCTAGAGCCCACCAGGATACTCGTAGAACAGAATTCGCTGCTTTTGAGAAACGCGTTCTCTTTGAACGCTATGCCCTTACACGGGAAAAAGACGAAAGCCCAAAAGTTGGAGGCCGTGAAGGCGGAGGTGGTCGTCGCCACCCCGGAGGAGGCGGAGCTGTGGCTGGCGGAGCTCTCCAATTCCGACGCACTGGTGGTCGACGAATGCCACCACACCAGCGGAAAGGACCCTTACGTGAAGGTTGTCAAGTCCGTCAAGGCCGAGTGGCGCTTGGGTCTGAGCGCCTTTATACCTCCGAAAAGGAGAAGCATTATAGAGAAGTACATAGGCCCGATAATCGAGATCCCGTGGAGCGACGAGGAAGTGCGCAAGTACGTGCCCCCGTACATAGGCGAGGTTTACGAGGCCCCCTTGCCGGAGAGCTGCATGAAGCTCTACGAGGCCCTCAAGTCGCGTTGGCCCAGCTCGGACAAGAAGACGCGACTCCTGATATCCTTAGCCTTGAGGTTCCTCGCTCGCGACGGGCCGATGGCCCTCCGAGAGTCCTCTAAGGGGGAGGGCGCCTTAGCGCGGCTCCTCAAGGAGTACTCGCAACAAATAGAGAAGTGCTATGAGGAGGCGCCGTTACACAAGCTCCCGGCCCTCACGAGGGTCTTGGACGACCACGTGTACGAAAAGGCCCTAGTCTTTGTAGATAGGGTCAGCATAGCCCTAGCGGTCGCGAAGGAGCTGGGGGCCCTCCCCCTCACCAGCAAGAGTAAGGGAAGGCTTGAAGATTTGAAAAGCGCTAAGGTGATCGTCGCCACTTCGGCTGGGGAGGAGGGGTTAGATCTACCAGAGATAGACTTGCTCGTCATTTGGAGCAACACTTCCTCCGCGCTGCGCCTCATACAGAGGATAGGGAGGCTTCTTAGGCCTAAGGGCGACAAAAAGGTGAAGTTCCTAACGTTCATAGTAACTCCGGATACAATAGACGTTGACTTGTTAATAGAGGGATTAGAAGTAGCCAAGAAGGTAGGTGTAGACCCCAACGTGGATCCGGAGGTCTTGAGGAAACTGTTAAAGGTCTCGAGCGTCGGCGGGGTGCTCGAGGTCCTTCGCGGGAGGGCGCTTCCGGAAGACCTAATAGCCGAGCTCTCCTCGCTTCCCCTTTCTCGCGTTAAGAGGCTTCTGAGGAAGATGGGCGAAGAGGGGATAGCGGCTTACGTCTACTCCCCCTACGGCAAGCTGTGGTTCTTGCAAGAGGAAGCTGAAGCGGTTGGGGAGGAGCTGAAGGAGCTGCTCGAACCGTTAGAGGGGGCGACGCTGGCCATAGAAGAGCTGGGCTTGAGGGGAAAGCTCGAACAAGTGATAGAGCGTCTGAAGGGGTTGCTCCCCGCGGGCCCCCTTACGGTTAAGGTGAGGGCTAGGACAGGGTCCATGGAAATTTTTGACGTACGAAAATACAATTTCGTGGTAAGCAACGAAAAGGTGGCAGAAATTGTGTTGAGGAACGCTACCTCCAAGAGGTTGTTGCTCGGTTGA
- a CDS encoding methionine adenosyltransferase, whose protein sequence is MKNVTVTKLPLPPQDELDVEIVERKGTGHPDYIADAVSEEASRQLSLYYLKEFGHVFHHNLDKTLLVGGQASPRFGGGDVLQPIYIIISGRAVTEVRTDDGVVDVPLGTVLLKAAKDWLKKNLPHLDVEHHVVVDYKVGKGSADLVGVFELGKTVPLANDTSVGVGFAPFSTLEKLVYTVERKLNSAETKAKIKALGEDIKVMGLRMKNKIKLTVAAAIVSEYVRDAGEYAAVKEEVKEIVEAVAHEVAPNHEVEVFINTADNPEKGIFYLTVTGTSAEHGDDGATGRGNRVNGLITPMRPMSLEAAAGKNPVNHVGKLYNVLANIAAQKVVEEVPETKEVYLEILSQIGRPITDPLIAAVRVKGELTPTIEKRVKEIIEAELDRLPMITKEILEGKISVF, encoded by the coding sequence ATGAAGAACGTAACCGTAACCAAGCTCCCCCTTCCACCACAGGACGAGTTAGACGTGGAGATAGTTGAGAGGAAGGGGACCGGACACCCGGACTACATAGCCGACGCGGTCTCCGAGGAGGCCAGCAGACAACTCTCTCTGTACTACCTCAAGGAGTTCGGCCACGTCTTCCACCACAACTTGGACAAGACCTTGCTGGTGGGCGGTCAAGCCTCCCCTAGGTTCGGAGGGGGCGACGTGCTCCAGCCCATCTACATCATAATCTCCGGCAGGGCGGTGACGGAGGTGAGGACTGACGACGGCGTGGTGGACGTGCCCTTGGGTACGGTGTTACTAAAGGCCGCCAAGGACTGGTTGAAGAAAAACTTACCGCACTTGGACGTCGAACACCACGTGGTGGTGGACTACAAGGTAGGTAAGGGCTCTGCGGACTTAGTGGGCGTGTTCGAGTTGGGCAAGACCGTGCCTCTCGCCAACGACACTTCGGTGGGAGTAGGCTTCGCCCCGTTCAGTACGTTAGAGAAATTGGTTTACACCGTCGAACGCAAGCTGAATTCCGCCGAAACCAAGGCAAAAATCAAGGCACTGGGCGAGGACATAAAGGTAATGGGCCTCCGCATGAAGAACAAGATAAAGTTAACCGTCGCGGCGGCCATAGTCTCGGAGTACGTCAGGGACGCGGGGGAGTACGCGGCGGTTAAGGAGGAAGTGAAGGAAATAGTGGAGGCAGTGGCTCACGAGGTGGCGCCAAACCACGAGGTGGAGGTCTTCATCAACACTGCCGACAACCCCGAGAAAGGAATATTCTACTTGACCGTCACCGGGACCAGCGCCGAGCACGGGGACGACGGAGCTACGGGGAGGGGCAACAGGGTGAACGGGCTGATAACTCCTATGAGGCCCATGAGCTTGGAGGCGGCGGCTGGGAAGAACCCCGTCAACCACGTAGGCAAGCTGTACAACGTCTTGGCCAACATAGCTGCACAGAAAGTAGTGGAAGAAGTTCCCGAAACGAAGGAGGTCTACTTAGAAATACTCAGCCAGATAGGAAGGCCCATCACCGACCCACTCATAGCGGCGGTCAGAGTCAAGGGAGAGTTGACGCCCACAATCGAGAAGAGGGTGAAGGAAATAATAGAGGCGGAGCTCGACAGACTACCCATGATAACCAAGGAGATATTAGAAGGTAAGATAAGCGTCTTCTAG
- a CDS encoding ABC transporter permease has product MDVLLAMAYRQLKKFLRARARVLSMLTMPLFWVLFFGVGWASSMNFPGIELILGTDYLSFMLPGVIAMTVFTSGLMSGASVIWDRQLGFLKEVLVAPTSKLEAVLGRILGDSLVASLQGSVMLLIGYLIATNMYLSGALPAIIIMFMTAMGFSALGVTMASLRHVKSVEGFFAMVNLLMMPAIFASGAFFPLNNLPDWFWIISYTDPLTYSVDLMRYFLVGVNKFEPLKDLCALLVFDASALLLATKLFERSDVE; this is encoded by the coding sequence ATGGACGTGTTGTTAGCGATGGCATATAGGCAACTGAAAAAGTTCTTGAGAGCAAGGGCCAGAGTGCTGTCAATGCTAACCATGCCGCTGTTCTGGGTGCTCTTCTTCGGAGTGGGGTGGGCGTCCAGCATGAACTTCCCTGGGATCGAGCTGATCCTAGGTACCGACTACTTAAGCTTCATGTTGCCTGGAGTAATAGCTATGACGGTGTTCACTTCCGGACTTATGTCCGGCGCGTCCGTCATATGGGACAGGCAGCTCGGCTTCCTCAAGGAGGTCCTAGTAGCCCCGACCTCCAAGCTGGAGGCAGTGCTAGGGAGGATCTTGGGTGACTCGTTGGTGGCCTCGCTCCAAGGTTCCGTAATGCTCCTAATAGGCTACTTGATAGCCACGAACATGTACCTCTCTGGCGCTCTCCCAGCAATCATAATAATGTTCATGACGGCTATGGGCTTCAGCGCGTTAGGAGTGACCATGGCTTCTTTGAGGCACGTAAAGTCCGTTGAAGGCTTCTTCGCTATGGTGAATTTGCTCATGATGCCGGCCATATTCGCTTCTGGCGCCTTCTTCCCACTAAACAACTTACCGGACTGGTTCTGGATCATAAGCTACACGGACCCCTTGACTTACAGCGTAGACTTAATGCGGTACTTCTTGGTAGGCGTGAACAAGTTCGAGCCTCTGAAGGACCTCTGCGCCCTACTGGTATTCGACGCGTCGGCGCTGCTGTTAGCGACTAAGCTGTTTGAGCGCTCGGACGTGGAGTGA